Sequence from the Candidatus Neomarinimicrobiota bacterium genome:
CGACGTGGCCGCCGAGCAGGCCGTTGTGGCCCGTCGTGACCAGGACGACAAGTCGCCGCTGCCTCTGGCGCAGCTGCCCGCGGCTGTGGCGGCACTCCTGACGGAGGTCCAGGCCGAACTTTTCCGCCAGGCCAGCGACTTCAGGGCTGCGCATACCCATGATCTGGACCAGTGGGACGCGTGCCGCGACGTGCTGGCCGAGGGTGGCTTCGTCCACTGCGGCTGGGACGGTGAGCCGGCGTCGGAGACGGCCATCAAGGAGCAGACCAAGGCCACCATTCGCTGCATTCTGCCCGCTGAATCCACCGCCGGCCGGGCGTGCATTTACTCGGGGCAGCCTGCCCGACACGTGATCATCCTGGCCCGGGCGTACTGATCCGTCAGTGAAGGTTTCCAACGCAAAGGAATGCCATTGATCCCCATGATTCGCTCAGTCCTGCTGTTTGGCTTGCTGCCCGCCGCGATCCCGGCCCAAATCGTCCTGCAGCCCAGTCACGCCAACGGCCCGGCCGCACCCGCGGACCTGACCCACGAGACCCATACCTTGCACCTGGAGGAAGAGAAGGTGTGGGTGCACATTTACCAGCGGCCGGGCGCGTCGGTCAATTTTGTCAGCCTTCACGACGACGAAAACACCTCCGCTGACGCCGCCATGGCCTACCTCCGCCAGCACGGTGGCCGCCTGGTGGAGCTGCGCCACGGCCGTGGGCGTGAGATTGTCATCCGGCGCGGAGGCCGCCTGGACCGCTTCGACCCCAACCGCATGTTTACCCGCACCGGCCTGCGCGGAACCTTGGACTACTACCACAACCTCACGGCTGCAAACGAGGCCATCGCCGCAATATTTGCTGACAAAGTGGCCGGCTATATTGGGATTTCTGCAAGCAGGCCGGTGGTGGCGGTGCATAATAATTCGCCGGGGCGCCTCACCATACACGACTTCATGCCCGGTGAACTGTACGGTGCCGCAGCCCGGGAAGTGGTCATTATGGCAGATCAGGATCCCGACGATTTCTTTTTCACCAATTCGGAAGGCCTGTTTCAAGGGATCACAAAACGGGGCTATAATGCCGCCTTAATGCGGTTCCAGCCGCCGGATATTGGCTCGCTGGGCTATCTGGTAAACAGCTTGGGCGGCCTCTATGTTCTGGTGGAGGCTGAACGTGGGCGTTTTCGGCGGCAGCTGCAAATGTTGGAGGCCCTGGTGCCACTCCTGGCCGGTCTGCAAGCCTCAGGTGGCTAATTCAGCTTGTCACCGCATGTGGGCGATGGATAGAAGGGGGTCTTGCGCAGCGATGATCGACTGTGTAAATTCAAGTAGTCTGTATAATATTTGAATAAAGTATGACAACCCCTATCACACCATCTGAAAAAGCGCTGTTTATCCACTTCGCACGCATTGGCAAGGCGCTGGCCAACCCCATCCGGCTGGAGCTGCTGGAGCTGCTGGGTCAAGCCCCGCGCAGCGTTGAACGGCTGGCCGAACTGTTGGCCGAATCGGTGGCGGCGACGTCGCACCACTTGCAGGCATTGCGGGCCGCAAATCTGGTCGAGGGGCGCAAGCAGGGACTGTTTGTCACTTACCGCCTGGCTGATGAACTGGTGGGCACACTCTGGGAATTGGTGCAGGAGCTGGCCAACCGGCAGTTGGTTGAGCTACGGGAACAGGCTGCCAACGCGGCGGGTGGCGGCGACCCCAGTGAAAACATTGATGTTACGACCCTGACAGCCCGGCTCCGACGGGGCGAAGTCACGCTTATTGATGTGCGGCCCCGTGAGGAGTATGCAGCGGCCCATATCCCTGGCGCCCTATCAGCGCCGCTGGAGGATCTGGAGGACGTGCTGCCGACCTTGCCTCCGGATCGCGATATCGTTGCTTACGGTCGGGGTCCCTTAAGCGCGCTGCCCGCAGCGGCGGTGGCGTTGCTGCGACGCCATCAGCGGTCGGCGTTGCGCCTCGCCGAGGGCATTGCTCAGTGGCGAGCAGCGGGTCTGCCGGTTTTAGCAGGGGCACCCGGGCCATGAAGGGGCTGGCCATGCTGGATAAGTACGTAGAGAGGGAACTAGCGACCCACAGGCGGCGCGGGCGGGCGGGCCCAACCGGCGGAGGCGAGTAGAACCGGGCATGGAGCACGAAACGGTACAGGTGCAGGCGGCGCGCCGCGGCGGGCCAGAGCTACTCAAGGTTGTGGACGTGCCCCAGCAGCAACCCGGTGCGGGCCAGGTGCTTATCAGCACGCACTTCGCAGGCATCAATTTTGCCGATATCATGGCCCGTATGGGCCTGTATCCCGGCGCGCCGCGTCTGCCGCTGGTGCCGGGGCTGGAGGTGGCTGGTACCGTCGAGAGCGTGGGGGCGGGCGTGGACGGCTTCGCGCCTGGAGACCGGGTCTGCG
This genomic interval carries:
- a CDS encoding metalloregulator ArsR/SmtB family transcription factor translates to MTTPITPSEKALFIHFARIGKALANPIRLELLELLGQAPRSVERLAELLAESVAATSHHLQALRAANLVEGRKQGLFVTYRLADELVGTLWELVQELANRQLVELREQAANAAGGGDPSENIDVTTLTARLRRGEVTLIDVRPREEYAAAHIPGALSAPLEDLEDVLPTLPPDRDIVAYGRGPLSALPAAAVALLRRHQRSALRLAEGIAQWRAAGLPVLAGAPGP